A genome region from Pseudomonas helmanticensis includes the following:
- a CDS encoding glycosyltransferase family 4 protein: MKLLVVHQNFPGQFRHVALEAVRRCCEVIAIGRDTAPGIEGVKLFRYRSSKTRQSDVHVFLRKYEEAVIDGQRVFHILQKIKLEGYRPDVILAHPGWGETLFIKDVYPDVPLIHFCEFYYQAQGADAGFDPEFPCVEGTSARLRVLNSMHLLNLEQCDLAIAPTRWQRSLFPAAYQSKIRVIHEGVVQNCSSPTVDSVTLPSGHVLKAGQPIVTYVARNLEPYRGFHIFMRAIPHIQAECPDAQIVIVGGDGVSYGRMPIGYPDWRTKMMAEVTFDLSSVHFTGKLPYQKYRAVLKVSKAHVYLTYPFVLSWSLLESMASGCIVVASDTAPVQEVIVDGVNGLLVDFFDCKAIARKVGGVLKSERDMQEIGDSAKFAASKFSVIDGLKGYFDIFDELMMVRSNK, translated from the coding sequence ATGAAACTTCTTGTGGTTCATCAAAATTTTCCGGGGCAATTTCGTCATGTGGCTTTAGAGGCAGTTCGTCGATGTTGCGAGGTGATCGCTATTGGGCGAGATACGGCTCCCGGAATCGAAGGCGTAAAGCTGTTTCGATATCGTTCATCAAAAACCAGGCAAAGCGATGTTCATGTTTTTTTGCGCAAGTATGAGGAAGCGGTAATTGATGGGCAGCGAGTTTTCCATATTTTACAAAAAATAAAGCTGGAGGGTTATCGACCCGATGTCATTCTCGCTCATCCTGGATGGGGCGAAACACTATTCATCAAAGACGTATATCCCGATGTGCCGCTGATTCACTTTTGTGAGTTTTATTATCAGGCGCAAGGCGCGGACGCTGGGTTTGATCCAGAGTTTCCATGCGTGGAAGGAACCTCCGCAAGGCTACGGGTTTTGAACTCGATGCATCTTTTGAATCTTGAACAGTGTGATCTTGCAATTGCTCCAACACGGTGGCAGCGCAGCCTTTTTCCGGCAGCCTACCAATCGAAAATTCGAGTGATACATGAAGGTGTTGTTCAGAATTGTTCGTCACCCACGGTTGATTCGGTAACGCTGCCCAGTGGGCATGTTTTGAAAGCAGGTCAGCCAATCGTTACGTACGTGGCCAGAAATCTGGAGCCCTATCGCGGATTCCATATTTTTATGAGAGCCATTCCTCATATTCAGGCCGAGTGCCCGGACGCTCAAATAGTCATTGTCGGTGGAGATGGCGTCAGTTATGGACGAATGCCAATCGGGTATCCAGATTGGCGAACTAAGATGATGGCGGAGGTGACGTTTGATCTTTCCAGTGTGCATTTTACCGGGAAACTGCCGTACCAAAAGTACAGAGCTGTCCTGAAGGTTTCGAAAGCTCACGTTTATTTGACTTATCCCTTTGTTTTGTCGTGGTCGCTTTTAGAGTCTATGGCTTCTGGTTGTATCGTGGTTGCGTCAGATACGGCACCCGTGCAGGAGGTTATTGTTGATGGGGTGAATGGGTTGTTAGTGGATTTTTTTGACTGCAAGGCGATCGCTCGGAAAGTGGGCGGGGTTTTAAAGTCTGAAAGGGATATGCAAGAAATCGGCGACTCGGCAAAGTTTGCTGCGAGTAAGTTTAGTGTGATAGATGGGCTGAAAGGATATTTCGATATCTTTGATGAGCTAATGATGGTCCGCAGTAATAAGTGA
- a CDS encoding sensor domain-containing diguanylate cyclase, protein MPHRSALYSQRSLVLTLIALLGAGFLATSLLSYYASRASIRDNIVNTELPLTSDTVYSEIQKDLVRPILISSMMSRDTFMRDWVVNGEQNPEQMTRYLNEVMTHYGAYTAFFVSNSTLTYYHAKGVLKQIKVEEPRDAWYFRVRDMKDPYEINVDPDLANKDNLTFFINYKVYDYHDRFIGAAGVGLTVDAVIKLIDKYQQRYQRSVYFVDTFGRLVLTGAEGGPQGAHIGQSLGELESMKSLVSQLPKPHTGSYEYSAHGQGHFLNVRFIPELNWYLFVDKREDGALSEIRQSLYLNLLICLLVTLSVLALLNRVIKRYQTKIQTQATLDSLTELPNRRGFDILAAQALHEAQRETKPLTALLLDLDHFKVLNDSYGHMAGDQVLIGFARDLQSCLRHADIVCRWGGEEFIVLLKDTDGDTGQNIAEKIREHVERQEYAYNGHALSLTVSIGVTTLQRDDTLHSLLSRADHAMYRAKQSGRNRTCVEMPHSTYA, encoded by the coding sequence ATGCCGCATCGATCTGCGCTGTACTCCCAACGTTCGCTGGTATTGACGTTGATCGCCCTGCTCGGCGCCGGTTTCCTCGCCACGTCCCTGCTGAGTTACTACGCCTCCCGCGCATCGATCCGCGACAACATCGTCAACACTGAACTGCCGCTGACCTCCGACACGGTGTACTCGGAAATCCAGAAAGACCTGGTCCGGCCGATCCTGATTTCCTCGATGATGTCCCGCGACACCTTCATGCGCGACTGGGTGGTAAACGGTGAGCAAAACCCCGAACAGATGACCCGCTACCTCAACGAGGTCATGACCCATTACGGCGCCTACACCGCGTTCTTCGTCTCCAACAGCACCCTCACCTACTACCACGCCAAAGGCGTGCTCAAGCAGATCAAAGTGGAAGAACCGCGCGACGCCTGGTACTTCCGCGTCCGCGACATGAAAGACCCCTACGAGATCAACGTCGACCCGGATCTGGCCAACAAGGACAACCTGACCTTCTTCATCAACTACAAGGTCTACGACTACCACGACCGTTTTATCGGCGCGGCCGGTGTCGGTCTGACCGTGGATGCAGTGATCAAGTTGATCGACAAGTATCAACAGCGCTATCAACGCAGCGTGTATTTCGTCGACACCTTTGGCCGGCTGGTGCTGACCGGTGCAGAAGGTGGCCCGCAAGGTGCGCACATCGGCCAGAGCCTCGGCGAACTCGAAAGCATGAAAAGCCTGGTCAGCCAGTTGCCCAAACCGCATACCGGCAGCTACGAATATTCCGCCCACGGTCAGGGGCATTTTCTCAACGTGCGGTTTATTCCGGAATTGAACTGGTACCTGTTCGTGGATAAACGCGAAGACGGCGCCTTGAGCGAAATCCGTCAGTCGCTCTACCTCAACCTGCTGATCTGCCTGTTGGTGACGCTCAGTGTTCTGGCGCTGCTCAACCGCGTGATCAAGCGCTATCAAACCAAAATCCAGACTCAAGCCACCCTCGATAGCCTCACCGAACTGCCCAACCGCCGCGGCTTCGACATTCTCGCCGCGCAGGCCTTGCACGAAGCACAACGCGAGACCAAACCGCTGACGGCGTTGCTGCTCGACCTCGATCACTTCAAGGTGTTGAACGATTCCTACGGGCACATGGCCGGCGATCAAGTGCTGATCGGTTTTGCCCGCGATCTGCAAAGCTGCCTGCGCCACGCCGATATCGTCTGTCGCTGGGGTGGTGAGGAATTTATCGTTTTACTGAAGGACACCGACGGTGACACCGGTCAGAACATTGCCGAAAAGATCCGCGAACACGTCGAACGCCAGGAATATGCCTACAACGGCCACGCACTTAGTCTGACGGTAAGCATCGGCGTCA